The Saccharopolyspora gregorii genomic interval GTGAACGGTCGATCACCTCCGGTGAACGGGTGAACCGGGCGCCGGACCGCCGAAAGGGATCGTCGAGAATCCGATCTCGCAGCAGAACTTCCGATCCGCACCTGCCGGTGCGGTGCGCCGAATACGATCTCCGACCGCAGGGTGGGGGCGAAGGACGGGAACGGGACATGTGGCTGGTGGGATTGGTCGTGGTGGCCCTGGCGGTCGCCGGGTTCTTCTGGATGCGCCGCACCCGCGGCGAACTCCACGCGATGATCGGCACCGAGACCTCCACGATCGACGAGCTGGAGGAGCTGCGCCGCATCTCCGATGACCTCGGCGCGCGCGGCGGGTTCCGCAGGACCGCCGAGGTCGTCGGCGCCGCCCACCCCCGCCCGGAAGGCCTGCTCACCGCCGCGCTCAGCGAAGCGCCCTGCGTCTGGTACCGCTACCAGGTGGAACGGATCTACGAGCAGGTCGAGCAGCGCGACGGCCGGACCAGGCGGGTCCGCAAGACCGAAACGGTCTCCGAGCACACCTCGGAGGAGGGCTACGCGCTGATCGACGAGCAGGGCCGGACCATCGGGATCGCCCCGGCGGGGACGAAGCCCGAGGGCGTCGAGCAGTCGGTCGAGCGGTTCGAACCGCACAACGGCGGCGGTGGCGGATTCAGGTTCCAGCTGGGCGGGTTCAGCTTCGGCGACCGGAGCTCCACGATCGGCATGCGCTACAAGGAATGGCTGATCCGCCCGGGCACCCGGCTCTACGCGCTCGGCGAGGTGCACGACGCCATCGGCCCGCTGGTCCTCGGGAAACCGCAGGAGAAGGGGCACTTCATCATCGCCGCGAAGACCGAGCGGCAGCTGCGGGAGGAGCGCACGAAGCGGCACCGGCTGCTCGCCATCGGCGTGCCCGTCGCGTTCGTCGCGGGCGCCGCCCTCACGATCTTCGACCTGGTGCGCTGATCCGCGCAGGTCACGGCGCCGGCGGCTGCGCACCGCAGGGCAGGGCATACTGCTGTCGGTGAACCTGCTCGGTGAGTTCTTCGGCTGTTTCCTGTCAGCGGCGAAGCCGATGAGCAGCAACCACCCGCAGGTTCTCAGCGGTTCCCTCGCGAGGACAGCGATCTCTCCTGTGGCGGAGCCACCGGGGACATCGATCCCGCAGCGAGGGAACCGCTGAGGTTCCGCCACCCGAGTGCTACGCAACACGAGTTCGGAAGGCAGGCAGTTCACATGACATCGACCGCCGACAAGGCCGCACGGCTGCAGGAACTGCACGCGGCACCCGAACTGCTGCTCGTCGTCAACGCGTGGGACGCGATCACCGCGAAGGTGGTGGCCGAGACCCCGGGCACCAAGGCGCTGGCCACCCCGAGCCACGGCATCGCCGCCTCCCGCGGCTACCCCGACGGGGAGCGGATCCCGCGCGACGAGATGATCGCCGAGGTCGGGTTGATCGTGCGCGTCGCCGGGGACCTGCCGGTGACCGCGGACCTGGAGGCCGGGTACGGCGACCCGGGCGGCACCATCGCCCGCGCCATCGACGTCGGCGCCGTCGGCGCGAACCTCGAAGACCAGATGAAACCGCTGGACGAGGCGGTGCGGGCCGTCGAGGCCGCGGTCTCCGCCGCGCGCTCGGCCGGGGTCGACTTCGTGCTCAACGCGCGCACCGACGCGTTCCTCAAGGCGGGTGACCGGGACCCGGAGGCGGTGCTCGACGAGGCGATCACCCGGGGCCGGGCCTACCTGGACGCGGGCGCGTCGAACTTCTTCGCGCCCGGCAAGCTCACCGAGGACCAGATCTCCCGGCTCGTCGCGGAACTGGGCGAGCGCAAGGTGAACATCATCGGGGTGCCCGGCTCGGTGCCGCTGGAGACCGCGCAGCGGCTCGGGGTGTCCCGGGTGTCCTACGGGCCGTGGAGCCAGAACGTGGCGCTCACCGCGCTCGCCGAACTCGCCGAGGACGTCTACGCCGGAGGCGGCCTCCCCGAGAACACCCGCAAGCTCAACTGACGTCCCGGGTGAGTGGCCCGTTCGCCCATTCCCGTTGGGCGGGTGGGCCACTCACCTCGCTCGGAGCATCCGGCGCTGGTGCAGCAGCGCGGCGGAGCGGTGATGCCAACCATGACTCTCCTTTCGAGCACGGGACTTCGGCGCGGGGCGGGCGTCAGCCGGGCAGCAGCGATCGGTAGGTGCCGCCGTGGAACACGAGCGGTTCGGCGTCGGCGGCGATGCCGGTGGCCAGCACGCGCAGCAGCACGATGCGGTGGTCCCCGGCGGGCAGTTCGTCGTGCGGGGTGCATTCGAACCAGGCGGCGGCGTCCTCCACGAGGACCGCGCCGCGGTCGGTGGCGTGCCAGCGCACCCCGCGAACCGGTCGGCGCCGCGCGCGGCGAGCCCGCGGCTGAGCTCGCCCTGCCGGGCGCCGAGCACGCTCAGCCCGAGGCTCGGCAGCCGGGCCAGCCGCGGCCAGGTGGTGGAGGTGCGCTGCACGCACACCGACACCAGCGGCGGTTCCAGCGAGACGGAGGTGAAGCTGCTGGCGGCCATGCCGACCGGTCCGCCGTCCAGCCCGCACACGGCGAGCACCCCGGCGGGCACCGTGCCGAACACCTCCCGCAGCGCGGAGGTGTCCCGGACCGGGTGCAGCGGTGGGCGGCTCATGCGGGCACCTCCAGGTCGAGCAGCGGCGCGTGCTGCTGAGCGCCGAAGGTGTCCCGCTCCCCCGCGCCGCCCTGCGCACCCGGCCGGACCAGGGTGAGCTTGAAGGCGAGCGCGGGGGCGAAGAACGTGCACACCCGCACCTGGTCGACGCTCGTGCGGTAGAGGGCGGCGAGCCGTGCCGGGGTGAGCACGCCGCTGTCGCGCACCCGCGCGAACGTCGCCTCGTCGGTGAACATCACGTCGAAGGTGATCTCGTAGGGCCCGGCGTTCTTGCTGCGGACCACCTTCGCCAGTTCGCGCAGCGCGGTCATGCGCCGACCTCCTCGCGCACCACGGCGTGCTCGATGCCCTCGGCGTCCACCAGGTGGTAGAGGCTGAACGCGCACACCGGTCCGATCGGGTTGTCCAGCGGGGTCAGCGGCAGCGCCAGGTTCCCGGCGGTGGCCAGCTGACCCGGGTAGTTCAGGTGCAGCACCCCGACCCGCGCGCTGGTGCAGATCGCCTTCGCCAGTTCCGGGGTGGGCGCGACGGCTTCGCCGAGCACCCCGACTTCGTGGCCCGGCACGGGATGCGGTTCGCGGTCGCCCATCACCGCGTCCCGGCCGTAGACGTGGAACCGGACGGTCGCGGTCCCGTCGGCCAGTTCCGGGTGCAGTGCGGCGGTCTCCGCCTCGACGCGGGCGAGGAAGTCGTCGAGCTGCCCGATGAGGACGGGATCGTGGATGCCGCCGATGAACACGCAGCGGTGCCCGGTGATCCGGGCGCCCTCCAGCTTGAGCAGCCGCCGCTCGGTGGGTTCGAACCGGCTGCCGCGGACCCGCACGGTGCGCTCGTCGAGCTGCTCGTAGTCGCAGCCGCTCACGTCGAGCACTCCGCCGGGCCCGGCGAGCAAGTCCGGTCTGCTGTTCTCGTAGAGGGTGTGCGCGGCCACCGACAGCGGGGTGCAGCGCTGCTCGGGCCCCATCGGGCGGATGTCGAAGGAGTCGGCGCGGGCGGTGGCCAACGCACCGCCGCCCTTCGGCTCGGCGCACACCCCGCCGCATTCGAGGATCTTCCCGAGGTGCCAGGCGATTCCGGGTTCGACCCCGCGCGGCACGAGGAACGCGGCGTAGGGCGCCGGGTCGTAGGCCCGCCCGGCGACGACGACGTCGACCGGTTCGGCCAGCGCCTGTTCGAAGGGTTCGGCGCCGATCTGCGCCACCACCGCGAGCGTGTCGTCCACATCGGACTCGGTGGGCAGTTCGCCGCGCACGTTCGGCTCGATCCGGCCCTGCGCCAGGCGGTCCCGCACCAGCCCGTGCGGCACCTGCGAGTGGATCGCCGCGACGCGCAGCGAGATGCCCTGCTCGGCGGCGATGCGGCCCAGCAGCGCCACCATGCCGTCGACCTGCTCGTCGGTGCCCGCCCCGCCCGCCGAGCCGATGAGCAGCGGAATCCGGTGCCGGTGCACGGCGCGCACCATGGGGCGCAGGTCGCGCAGGTAGGACTCCTCGGTGACCAGGGTGTGCCCGAGCCCCAGCATGGACGGGCCCGGATCGGTCGAACCGGAGTCGACGACGATGGCGTCCACGCCCTCGGCCACGCACGCGTCGAAGTCCGCTTCCCGGTAGCCGTAGCCGAGCATCCCGACCGGCGAGAGCACGGTGAACTCGCCGCTCATGCCGGTACCCCGTCCACCGCCGGGAGTCCGAGGTTGCCGCGCAGCGTCTCGGCCGCGTAGTCCGGGCGGACCAGGCCGCGGCGGCGCAGCTCCGGGGTGACGAGCCGGGAGAAGTCGTCGTAGCTTCCGGGCACCGAGGCGGCGGCGAGGACGAACCCGTCCCCGCAGGTGCCGTGCAGCTCCTCCAGCCGGTCGGCGACGACCTCGGGTGTGCCCGCCACGATCTCGGCCTCGCGCAACCGGCCGCGGCCGGAGAACTCCACGAAGTCCCGCACCGACGGGTTCTCCTTGCCGCTCAACG includes:
- a CDS encoding E3 ubiquitin ligase family protein — translated: MWLVGLVVVALAVAGFFWMRRTRGELHAMIGTETSTIDELEELRRISDDLGARGGFRRTAEVVGAAHPRPEGLLTAALSEAPCVWYRYQVERIYEQVEQRDGRTRRVRKTETVSEHTSEEGYALIDEQGRTIGIAPAGTKPEGVEQSVERFEPHNGGGGGFRFQLGGFSFGDRSSTIGMRYKEWLIRPGTRLYALGEVHDAIGPLVLGKPQEKGHFIIAAKTERQLREERTKRHRLLAIGVPVAFVAGAALTIFDLVR
- a CDS encoding DUF4387 domain-containing protein, which codes for MTALRELAKVVRSKNAGPYEITFDVMFTDEATFARVRDSGVLTPARLAALYRTSVDQVRVCTFFAPALAFKLTLVRPGAQGGAGERDTFGAQQHAPLLDLEVPA
- a CDS encoding isocitrate lyase/PEP mutase family protein, translated to MTSTADKAARLQELHAAPELLLVVNAWDAITAKVVAETPGTKALATPSHGIAASRGYPDGERIPRDEMIAEVGLIVRVAGDLPVTADLEAGYGDPGGTIARAIDVGAVGANLEDQMKPLDEAVRAVEAAVSAARSAGVDFVLNARTDAFLKAGDRDPEAVLDEAITRGRAYLDAGASNFFAPGKLTEDQISRLVAELGERKVNIIGVPGSVPLETAQRLGVSRVSYGPWSQNVALTALAELAEDVYAGGGLPENTRKLN
- a CDS encoding DUF1446 domain-containing protein, encoding MSGEFTVLSPVGMLGYGYREADFDACVAEGVDAIVVDSGSTDPGPSMLGLGHTLVTEESYLRDLRPMVRAVHRHRIPLLIGSAGGAGTDEQVDGMVALLGRIAAEQGISLRVAAIHSQVPHGLVRDRLAQGRIEPNVRGELPTESDVDDTLAVVAQIGAEPFEQALAEPVDVVVAGRAYDPAPYAAFLVPRGVEPGIAWHLGKILECGGVCAEPKGGGALATARADSFDIRPMGPEQRCTPLSVAAHTLYENSRPDLLAGPGGVLDVSGCDYEQLDERTVRVRGSRFEPTERRLLKLEGARITGHRCVFIGGIHDPVLIGQLDDFLARVEAETAALHPELADGTATVRFHVYGRDAVMGDREPHPVPGHEVGVLGEAVAPTPELAKAICTSARVGVLHLNYPGQLATAGNLALPLTPLDNPIGPVCAFSLYHLVDAEGIEHAVVREEVGA